The stretch of DNA TGAGGACATGCACAAGATCCGCAAGCACCTCGACCAGGTGGGCCGTGGCAATCGCCGCTATCTTCCACACCGCCGCGACGATGAAGCGTTGCAGGTTATCTCGGTCATGAATTTCAAGGGCGGGTCCGGCAAAACCACGACTGCCGCTCATCTGGCCCAGTATCTCGCGCTTCGCGGCTACCGGGTGCTCGCTATCGATCTTGACCCGCAGGCGAGCCTGTCCACACTCTTTGGCAACCAGCCAGAAACCGATGTCGGCGTAAACGAGACGCTTTATGGTGCGATTCGATACGACGACGCTCGCCCAATGGCCGAGATTGTTCGCGCGACCTACATTCCTGATCTTCATCTGATACCCGGCAACCTCGAACTTATGGAGTTCGAACACGATACGCCGCGGGCGCTGATGAAGCGGAAGATCGGCGATACCATGTTCTTCCACCGGATCAGCGAGGTGCTTGACCAGGTGGCACCCAATTACGACGTTGTGGTGATCGACTGCCCGCCACAACTAGGCTACCTCACCCTCTCCGCCCTGACCGCAGCCACCTCGGTTCTGATCACCGTGCATCCGCAGATGCTCGACGTCATGTCGATGAATCAGTTTCTGTCGATGACATCGGATCTGCTCCGGGAGATCTCATCGCACGGTGCACGCTTCGACTATAACTGGATGCGCTATCTCGTGACGCGGTTCGAGCCGAGTGATGGGCCACAGAACCAGATGGT from Rhizobium sp. WSM4643 encodes:
- the repA gene encoding plasmid partitioning protein RepA: MPKIAAKLPPKDEDLMGLIERHSRSLSAQLQEHQLATFPPTAEKGIRTFQPAEAAKLVGVKEVYLRQLANELEGLQVSTSPTGRRSYSVEDMHKIRKHLDQVGRGNRRYLPHRRDDEALQVISVMNFKGGSGKTTTAAHLAQYLALRGYRVLAIDLDPQASLSTLFGNQPETDVGVNETLYGAIRYDDARPMAEIVRATYIPDLHLIPGNLELMEFEHDTPRALMKRKIGDTMFFHRISEVLDQVAPNYDVVVIDCPPQLGYLTLSALTAATSVLITVHPQMLDVMSMNQFLSMTSDLLREISSHGARFDYNWMRYLVTRFEPSDGPQNQMVGYLRAIFGENVLNFPMLKTTAVSDAGLTNQTLFEVERGQFTRATYDRALEAMNNVNDEIESLIKKAWGRKS